One genomic window of Cricetulus griseus strain 17A/GY chromosome 3, alternate assembly CriGri-PICRH-1.0, whole genome shotgun sequence includes the following:
- the Bambi gene encoding BMP and activin membrane-bound inhibitor homolog isoform X2 — translation MDRHSSYIFIWLQLELCAMAVLLTKGEIRCYCDAAHCVATGYMCKSELNACFSRLLDPQNTNSPLTHGCLDSLASTADICRAKQAQNHSGPAMPTLECCHEDMCNYRGLHDVLSPPKSEASGQGNRYQHDSSRNLITKVQELTSSKELWFRAAVIAVPIAGGLILVLLIMLALRMLRSENKRLQDQRQQMLSRLHYSFHGHHSKKGQVAKLDLECMVPVSGQENCCLTCDKMRQAELSNEKILSLVHWGMYSGHGKLEFV, via the exons ATGGATCGCCACTCCAGCTACATCTTCATCTGGCTGCAGCTGGAGCTCTGCGCCATGGCGGTGCTGCTCACTAAAG gagAGATTCGATGCTACTGTGATGCTGCTCACTGTGTGGCAACGGGTTACATGTGTAAGTCTGAGCTGAATGCCTGCTTCTCCAGACTTCTCGACCCTCAGAACACCAATTCTCCACTCACTCATGGCTGCTTGGACTCACTTGCCAGCACAGCAGACATCTGCCGAGCCAAACAGGCCCAAAACCACTCTGGCCCCGCCATGCCCACGTTGGAATGCTGTCATGAAGACATGTGCAATTACCGAGGGCTGCATGATGTCCTCTCTCCTCCCAAGAGTGAAGCCTCAG GACAAGGAAACCGGTACCAGCATGACAGTAGCAGAAATCTCATCACTAAGGTGCAGGAGCTGACTTCCTCCAAAGAACTGTGGTTCCGAGCTGCAGTGATAGCAGTCCCCATTGCTGGTGGGCTGATTTTAGTGTTGCTCATTATGTTGGCTTTGCGAATGCTCCGAAGTGAGAACAAGAGACTGCAGGATCAGCGGCAACAGATGCTCTCTCGTTTGCACTACAGCTTTCACGGACACCATTCCAAGAAGGGTCAGGTTGCGAAGTTGGACTTGGAGTGCATGGTGCCCGTCAGTGGGCAGGAGAACTGTTGTCTGACCTGTGACAAAATGAGGCAAGCAGAGCTCAGTAATGAGAAGATCCTTTCCCTCGTGCACTGGGGTATGTATAGTGGTCATGGGAAGCTGGAATTCGTATGA